The Achromobacter spanius genome includes the window CGCCCCAATCGATGCGGTCTTGCAGAAACGCCTGGTAGTTCTGGCCCAGCGTGATCACCAGGCACAGCACGAAGGCGAAGATCGGGCCGAAGGGAAAGAACGGCGACACATAAGGCAGGTCAGCCAGGCTATGGCCTTGCTTCACATACCCGCGTCGGAATCGATAGTGGCTGATGGCGATGCCCAGCCACGCGATAAAGCCGGTCATGCCAGACGTGTTCAGCAGCCAGATGTACACGGCGTTCGGGCTGAAGATAAAGGTGAAGAAGCACAAGGCTGCCACCACCGTCGTGGCCAGCAGCGCCCACAGCGGCACGCCATGGCGCGAAATTCGGCCAAAAATGCGCGGCGCCTTGCCTTCCCGCGCCAGGCTGTACAGCATGCGAGTGGCGGCGTACATGCCCGAATTGCCCGCCGACAACACCGACGTCAGCACCACGGCGTTCATCACGGAGGCCGCCCCCAACAGCCCGGCGCGTTCGAAGATCAGCGCAAACGGGCTGACGCTGATGTCTTCGACGTCGTTACGCAGCAGATGCGGGTCGGTGTACGGGATCAGCAGGCCGATCACCAGAATCGCCATGACGTAGAACAGCAGAATGCGCCAGAACACCTGGCGAACCGCGCGCGGCAGGTTGCGCGCCGGGTCCTTGGATTCGCCCGCGGCGATGCCGATAAGCTCGGTGCCCTGGAAAGAAAACCCCACTACCATCGCCACGCCGATCAAGGCGGCGAACCCGCCGGCGAAGGGCGCATCGCCCACCGTCCAGTTGGCCACGCCGCCGGTTTCGCCGCCCCGGATAATGCCCAACAGCATCATCACGCCCATGGCCACAAAGCCCAGCACGGCCACGACCTTGATCAGCGCAAACCAGAATTCCGCTTCACCGAAGCCGCGCGCCGACATCGCGTTCAGCCCGAAGGTAATCGCCAGGAACAAGGCGCTCCAGTAGAAGCCCGGCACGTCGGGAAACCAATAGGCCATGACGAGCTGCGCGGCCACCAGGTCCACCGCCACGGTTACCGCCCAGTTGTACCAATAGTTCCAACCCAGCGCGAAGCCGAAACCGTCTTCGACGTAGCGCGCGCCGTAAGTGGAAAACGAACCCGACACGGGCATGGCGGCAGCCAGTTCGCCCAGGCTGGTCATCAGGAAATAGACCATCACGCCGATCAGCACGTAGCCCAGCAACGCACCGCCCGGGCCCGCGGTGGCGATGGTCGCGCCCGAGGCCACGAACAGCCCCGTGCCAATGGAGCCACCTACCGCGATCATTGTCAGGTGGCGCGCGGACAAGGTGCGCCGCAGCTCCGAAGGCGCACTCGCCTTCGCCGCGCGCGTGCCGCCGGAGCGGCGTTCATCATGTTCCGAGGGGGCCAAAATGCATTCCTTCACGTCTTGAAAGCGTCCGCGCATTTGCCGCGCGAAAGCCTGGGGTTACCGAGCAACGCGCGAGAATAGCGCAAACCCGCCCGCCGCAAAAACGGCGAGCGGTTTGGGGACGGATCAGACCTACTGGAAGGCCGTTTCCATGAAGGTACGCAGCTTGCGCGAATGCAGGCGTTCAGGCGGCATGTCGCGCAGGCGCTCCAGCGCGCGGATGCCAATTTCCAGATGCTGGTTGACCTGCCGTCGATAGAACACGCTGGCCATGCCGGGCAGTTTCAATTCACCGTGCAGGGGCTTGTCGGATACACATAGCAACGTGCCATAAGGCACCCGAAAGCGAAAGCCGTTCGCGGCGATGGTGGCCGATTCCATGTCCAATGCAATGGCTCTGGACTGCGCAAAGCGCTCGACCAGTTCAACGTGGTCGCGCAGCTCCCAGTTGCGGTTGTCGATGGTGGCCACGGTGCCCGTGCGCATGATGCGTTTCAGGTCCCACCCCGACAGCCCGGCAACCTCTTCCACCGCCTGTTCCAAGGCCACCTGCACCTCGGCCAGGGCGGGCACCGGCACCCAGGTGGGCAGGTCATCGTCCAGGACGTGGTCTTCGCGCACATAGCCGTGCGCCAGCACGTAGTCGCCCAGGCGTTGGGAATCACGCAGGCCGGCGCAATGGCCCAGCATCAACCAGGCGTGCGGACGCAGCACGGCGATGTGGTCGGTAATGGTCTTGGCGTTGGACGGGCCCACGCCAATATTTACCAGCGTGATGCCGGAGTGGTCACTGCGCACCAGGTGATAGGCGGGCATTTGCGGCAGGCGCACGCCCTGGCCTTCGTCGCCCGGGCCGTTTTCGCCACGCCGCGTGATGCGGTTGCCCGGCTCGACCAGCATCTCGTAGTCTTCGTTGCCGCTGGCCATCAGTGCGCGAGCGCGCGCGCAGAATTCATCGACATAGAACTGGTAATTGGTGAACAGCACAAAATTCTGAAAATGCGCCGGCGCGGTGGACGTGTAGTGCTGCAAACGGTGCAGAGAATAGTCGACGCGTTGTGCAGTAAACGGCGCCAGCGGCTTGGGCTCACCCTCTTTGCCGCGCCAGGAACCGTTCACGATGGCGTCGTCGGTGACAGCCAGGTCAGGCACATCGAACAGGTCACGAAGCGGGCGCTTCAGCGCTTCCAGGTGTTCACCTTCGACATAGGCGCCTTCCGGAAAGGCGAAATGCAGCGGGATGGGGGAATCGGATTCGCCCACTTCCACCGCCACGCGGTGGTTCTGCAACAGTTGACCCACTTGTTCGATCAGGTAGTCGCGGAACAATTCGGGTTGGGTGATGGTGGTTTGGTAAATGCCGGGTTCGGCCACATGGCCGTAGGACAGCCGCGTGTCGATCGGGTCGTAGGTTTCAACCACGATACGGATTGCCGGGTAATACGCGCGGGCACGCTCGGGGCCGTTGCCGGGGCCTTTGAGCACTTCGCGGAAAGCGGCGCGCAGGAAAGCCGTGTTGCGCGCGTAGATTTCGGACAAGCGGTCGACGGCGGCCCGCGCATCCTGGAAAGGTTCGAAGGGCAAGGCGTCGGGCCGGTTCATGGAAGACAAAGGGTGTACTGCGTTCATCATTGAGCTCTACTCCGCTTCTTTTCTGTCTTATCGCTGTCTTATCGGGTATGTCGACGATTATGCCCGAGCCCTACGCGCCTGAAGTGACACATTCAGCCCTTTGGCGACTAGGCAGGCATCGCGCGCACGGACGAAACGATATATCATTCCGTACTTTATTTTTGCCCTAGACGGATGCGTTTTCAGCTTCCCCCACCCCGCAACACCCCACTGCGATTCACGCGGTGGGTGGTGCTCGGCTGGGTGTGCGCCTGCCTGCTGCTGGCGCCTGTCGGCAACCTTCGCCACGCGCTTACCCACCTGGGCGAGCCGCCCGCCGCAAGCCAAGACGACACCCATCCACAAGACAAGCCGGGCCATTGCGACCTGTGCGATCTCTGGGACCTGCTGGATGCGCCGCTGCCGTCGTCGTTTCATTGGAATGCGGCCCCTACCGCCACCTCCACGCCCGCGTTCGCAGCGCCAACCAGCGCCATCGCCATCAGCGGCACCTGGTTCCAATCCCGCGCCCCGCCCGTCCAGGGCTGAAATCCGCAAGCCTCCCCTTTTCTGATTTCATCCGCCGGCCCTTGCGCCGGCTCCTGGATTGCCACCATGAGTTTCCCGACCTATTCCGCCGGGGCGCGTGCCGCGCTGCGCGCTGTTGCCATGCGCCCGTTGACGCTTGCCTGCCTGGCTGCCTTGCCCTACGCCCTACCCGCCGCCGCGCAGGCGCAAACCCCGTCCGACGCCGCCACGCTGGCACCCGTCGTCATTACCGCCAATCCGCTGGGCAGCGACGCGCTGACCACGCCCGCCAGCGTGCTGGAAGGCCAAGGCCTGGCGTTGCGCCGCGCCTCGAATCTGGGTGAAACACTGAACGGGCTGCCCGGTGTGTCCACCACCAGTTACGGCCCCATGGTGGGCCGGCCGATCATCCGCGGGCTGGACGGCGACCGGATCCGCCTGTTGAACAACGGCGTCGGCATGCTGGATGCGTCGTCGCTGTCGTTCGACCACGCCGTGCCGCAGGACCCGTTGTCGATGAACCGGGTGGAGGTGCTGCGCGGCCCCGCCGCCCTGCTCTACGGCGGCAACGCCATCGGCGGCGTCGTCAACACCGTGGACAACCGCATTCCCACCGAAGCCATCGACGGCATCCATGGCGAGGTGGGCGGCAGCTACGGCGGCGCCAACAATGACCGCAACGGCGCCGTGCAACTGGAAGGCGGCGACGGCACCTTTGCCATCCACGCCGATGTGTTCGGGCGCAAGACCGACACGCTGCGCATTCCGGGCTATGCGCGCACGGCGCAGCAACGCGCGGCCGACGGGCCAGATACCGATCAACCCCGCGGCCGCCTGCCCAACAGCGACGGCGAGGCCAGCGGCGGCGCGTTGGGCATGTCATGGACAAGCGATCACGGTTACGCAGGCTTGTCCTACAGCGGTTACGACGCCAACTATGGTTCCGTCGCCGAAGAAGACGTGCGCATCAAGATGCACCAGGAACGCTTCGGCGCGGCCGGCGAGCTGCGTGACCTTGACGGGCCGTTCAAAAGCATCAAGCTCAACTTCGCCTACACGGACTACCAGCACAAGGAAGTGGAAGACGGCGAAACCGGCACGGTGTTCAAGAACCGGGGCTATGAGGCGCGAATCGAGGCGCGCCACGCCGACATCGGTCCGCTGCACGGCGTGCTGGGCCTGCAGTTCGGGCAGACTCGCTTTTCAGCGCTGGGCGACGAAGCGCTGGTGCCCACCACCGACACCGATTCCGCCGCGCTCTTTGCGCTGGAGGAATGGGACCTGACCGACCGCTTTACGCTGTCGGCCGGCGCTCGTATCGATCACACGCAGTTGACGCCGACGGCGGGCGGCAACGACCGTTTCGACGGATCCTCGCGCCGCGACTTCAACGCGGGCAGCTTTTCGGTGGGCGGCATCTACAAGCTGGACAGCCGCTGGTCGGTCGCCGCCAACGGCGCCTATACCGAGCGCGCGCCCACCTTCTACGAGCTCTACGCCAACGGCCCCCACGCCGCCACGGGCCAATACCTGGTCGGTGACCAGAACCTGGGCAAGGAACGCGCGTGGTCGGGCGACCTGTCGTTGCGCTACAAAAATGACACCGACCACGGCAGCATCGGGGTGTTCTACAGCAGCTTCTCCAACTATCTGGCGGAAACGAACACCGGACGCTATCGCAACGACGACGGCGACGTGGTCGCGGTGGGCGACGACGACGCATTGCCCGAGGCGCGCTACCAAGGCGTGCCCGCCCGCCTGTACGGCCTGGAAGCCGAAAACGTGACGCGGGTCTTGCAGCGTGATGGCCATACCCTGGACCTGGGCTTGTCTGGCGACTACACCCTCTCGCGCAACCGGGATACGGGCCGTTCGCTGCCGCGCATTCCGCCGCTGCGCCTGCGCGTGGCGCTGGACTACGGCTACGGGCCTTACAGCGCGGGGGTGAGCGTGTCCAAAGCCTTTGCCCAACACGACCACCCGGCCAACGACACCTCCACCGCCGGGTACTACAGCCTGGACGCCAACGCCGGCTACCGCTTCAAGACCATCGGCGTGCAGTGGGAGGCCTACGTGCGCGGCTTGAACCTGACCAATCAGGACATCCGCTACGCCACCTCGGTACTGCGCGACGTGGCGCCGGAAGGCGGACGCGCCGTCATGGTGGGCTTGCGCGGCAGCTTCTGAGGCGCGGCTTGTTGAACTGTGGGTGGCTGAACGGTGGCTGGCTGAAGGGCCGCTTATCAAAACCCAACTTTTCAAGCCACGAATGCTGCAACCGTTACGTCGTTTCCCTTGGCGAAGGTAACGGTTGCACCCAAATTTTGCTGCATTGCACTACAAATGTAATGAAACTTTATTCCACTATAATTCAACAGCTTCCGAGGCCTTTTGCGTCCCGAAGCCACCCCTTTCCGCCGGCTTGCCCCCTCTGGGCGAAGCCATGCCGCCTACTCCGATTTCTGAAGTGACGTAATGACGCCGCCTACGCGAAAAGTCCGAATTGCCAATTTCCGCATTCCCGTTTTTCTATCTGCCCCCCTTCTTGCTCTGACCCTCTCGTGGATACCAGGCGCTGCTCAGGCCTCCCTGCCCACCGAGCAAGCCCGCCCCACGCTCAGCGGCCTGCGCCTGGCGCAAGAGCCCACCGTGCCGACCTTGCGTGAACGTGTCGTGCAAGCGGGCCTGGACGCCATCGGCACTCCCTACAGTTGGGGTGGCGACGACGCCGAAGGCTTCGACTGCAGCGGCTTGGTGCTGTATGTCTTCCGCGAGATCGCAGGACTTGAACTTCCCCGTACCGCCCGCGCCCAGCGCAGCGAAGGGAAGTCCGTACCTAACAAGCAAGAACTGCGTCCGGGCGACCTGGTCTTCTTCGCCACCCGTGGCCGCGGCGTAACGTCGCACGTGGGCATCTACATCGGCCAGAACAAATTCGTCCATGCGCCTCGGCGCGGCACCAAGGTGCGCGTCGACGAAATGAAGAACCCCTACTGGACCAAGCGCTACGTTGGCGCGCGGCGCTATCTGGACACCACGCAGGGCCAGATGCTGGCGCAAGCCTCGCGCTAAGGAATCGCGTTCAGGCATTGGGGACGGCGAACCAGCGCAAAAAAAGGCGCCCGTTGGGCGCCTGGCATGTCAGGGATATCGAAGCCTGCCAGGCAATAGCCGGCAGGCTTCGTGCATTCAGCCCCGGCCCACGAAGGGCATGTTCGTAGCCATGATGGTCATGAACTGCACATTGGCATC containing:
- a CDS encoding amino acid permease; this encodes MAPSEHDERRSGGTRAAKASAPSELRRTLSARHLTMIAVGGSIGTGLFVASGATIATAGPGGALLGYVLIGVMVYFLMTSLGELAAAMPVSGSFSTYGARYVEDGFGFALGWNYWYNWAVTVAVDLVAAQLVMAYWFPDVPGFYWSALFLAITFGLNAMSARGFGEAEFWFALIKVVAVLGFVAMGVMMLLGIIRGGETGGVANWTVGDAPFAGGFAALIGVAMVVGFSFQGTELIGIAAGESKDPARNLPRAVRQVFWRILLFYVMAILVIGLLIPYTDPHLLRNDVEDISVSPFALIFERAGLLGAASVMNAVVLTSVLSAGNSGMYAATRMLYSLAREGKAPRIFGRISRHGVPLWALLATTVVAALCFFTFIFSPNAVYIWLLNTSGMTGFIAWLGIAISHYRFRRGYVKQGHSLADLPYVSPFFPFGPIFAFVLCLVITLGQNYQAFLQDRIDWGGVVATYIGIPLFLLIWLGYRLARGSRFISYRNMRFPEPRARSEYLDSALRGEPAKGEAR
- a CDS encoding TonB-dependent receptor, with the protein product MSFPTYSAGARAALRAVAMRPLTLACLAALPYALPAAAQAQTPSDAATLAPVVITANPLGSDALTTPASVLEGQGLALRRASNLGETLNGLPGVSTTSYGPMVGRPIIRGLDGDRIRLLNNGVGMLDASSLSFDHAVPQDPLSMNRVEVLRGPAALLYGGNAIGGVVNTVDNRIPTEAIDGIHGEVGGSYGGANNDRNGAVQLEGGDGTFAIHADVFGRKTDTLRIPGYARTAQQRAADGPDTDQPRGRLPNSDGEASGGALGMSWTSDHGYAGLSYSGYDANYGSVAEEDVRIKMHQERFGAAGELRDLDGPFKSIKLNFAYTDYQHKEVEDGETGTVFKNRGYEARIEARHADIGPLHGVLGLQFGQTRFSALGDEALVPTTDTDSAALFALEEWDLTDRFTLSAGARIDHTQLTPTAGGNDRFDGSSRRDFNAGSFSVGGIYKLDSRWSVAANGAYTERAPTFYELYANGPHAATGQYLVGDQNLGKERAWSGDLSLRYKNDTDHGSIGVFYSSFSNYLAETNTGRYRNDDGDVVAVGDDDALPEARYQGVPARLYGLEAENVTRVLQRDGHTLDLGLSGDYTLSRNRDTGRSLPRIPPLRLRVALDYGYGPYSAGVSVSKAFAQHDHPANDTSTAGYYSLDANAGYRFKTIGVQWEAYVRGLNLTNQDIRYATSVLRDVAPEGGRAVMVGLRGSF
- a CDS encoding C40 family peptidase → MTPPTRKVRIANFRIPVFLSAPLLALTLSWIPGAAQASLPTEQARPTLSGLRLAQEPTVPTLRERVVQAGLDAIGTPYSWGGDDAEGFDCSGLVLYVFREIAGLELPRTARAQRSEGKSVPNKQELRPGDLVFFATRGRGVTSHVGIYIGQNKFVHAPRRGTKVRVDEMKNPYWTKRYVGARRYLDTTQGQMLAQASR
- a CDS encoding AMP nucleosidase; translated protein: MMNAVHPLSSMNRPDALPFEPFQDARAAVDRLSEIYARNTAFLRAAFREVLKGPGNGPERARAYYPAIRIVVETYDPIDTRLSYGHVAEPGIYQTTITQPELFRDYLIEQVGQLLQNHRVAVEVGESDSPIPLHFAFPEGAYVEGEHLEALKRPLRDLFDVPDLAVTDDAIVNGSWRGKEGEPKPLAPFTAQRVDYSLHRLQHYTSTAPAHFQNFVLFTNYQFYVDEFCARARALMASGNEDYEMLVEPGNRITRRGENGPGDEGQGVRLPQMPAYHLVRSDHSGITLVNIGVGPSNAKTITDHIAVLRPHAWLMLGHCAGLRDSQRLGDYVLAHGYVREDHVLDDDLPTWVPVPALAEVQVALEQAVEEVAGLSGWDLKRIMRTGTVATIDNRNWELRDHVELVERFAQSRAIALDMESATIAANGFRFRVPYGTLLCVSDKPLHGELKLPGMASVFYRRQVNQHLEIGIRALERLRDMPPERLHSRKLRTFMETAFQ